The region TGAGGAGATGGAGGGGGTCGACAGCTTTTACGACGGGGAACTTGATTTCAACTGAGCTTCGTGCTCAAGCCCCCGCATTTTTCTTATATGCACAAGCAGAACAGATATAGCGGCGGGCGTTATGCCTGAAACGCGGCTTGCCTGCCCTACCGATTCGGGTTTTACTCTTGAGAGTTTCTGAACGATTTCGTTTGAAAATCCCGGGATGTTTTTGTACTCGAAGGTTTCCGGGATTTTCATGTTCTCGAATTTCTGCAATTTCCCGACTTCTTCTCTCTGTCTTTTTATGTAACCCTCGTATTTTACTTCCATCTCTACCTGCGCCCCGAGTTTCGGGGAGATGTCCGGATTCGCTGAGGAGTCTATAAAGCCCAGCATTTCATACGTGAAACCGGGCCTTCTGAGTATCTCTTTTAGGCTCTGGGGCTTTTTGATTCTCTGTGAGCCGAGATTCTCAAGAATCCTGTTTGTTTTCTCGTTTGGAACCACCTTCTCGCTTTCAAGCCTTGCGAGTTCATTTTCAAGCGCGGTTTTCCTCGCGCGGAATTCCTCGGTCCGCTCGTCGCTGAGAAGTCCTATTGTGTGCCCAAGCTCCCCGAGTCTTAGGTCAGCGTTGTCCTCCCTCAGTATAAGTCTGTACTCCGCCCTTGAGGTAAACATCCTGTAGGGTTCATCGACTCCTTTTGTGACCAGATCATCAATCAGAATTCCTATGTAGGCCTCCGAGCGTCCGAGCACGAAAGGATCCTTCCCCTTTATACGAAGCGCCGCGTTTATTCCCGCTATCAGTCCTTGGCTTGCCGCCTCCTCGTAGCCCGTGGTTCCATTTACCTGTCCTGCGAAAAATATGTTTTCGAGAAGTTTTGATTCAAGAGTAGCACCAAGCTGCGTGGGGTCGAGAAAGTCGTATTCGACCGCGTATCCCGGCCTCATTATTTCCACGTTGCGAAGTCCTTCCATGGTTCTTGAGAATTCGTGCTGAACTTCAATGGGAAGGCTGGTTGAAATTCCGTTGGGATAGATTTCGTAAGTATTTCTTCCCTCAGGTTCGAGAAATATCTGGTGGCGGTTCCGATCGGGAAACTTAACTACCTTGTCTTCTATCGATGGGCAGTACCTTGGTCCTATTCCCTTTATGAGGCCGGAGTAAAGAGGGGACTTGTCGATGTTTTCGTTTATAACGCGGTGGGTTTCTTCGTTAGTGTAAGTGATGTAGCATGGCATCTGCTCAGTTGTGATTCCTCCCGGGGAAAAGGAAAAAGGTACAGGGTCCTCGTCCCCGTCCTGCCTCTCAAGCTTGTCCCACTCGATGGTCCTTCCGTCAAAGCGCGGAGGAGTTCCGGTTTTGAGCCTGCCTGTCGTGA is a window of Candidatus Dadabacteria bacterium DNA encoding:
- the mnmG gene encoding tRNA uridine-5-carboxymethylaminomethyl(34) synthesis enzyme MnmG codes for the protein MSLLNSKKYEVIVIGAGHAGCEAALAAARMGCTTLVLTANIDTIGLMSCNPSIGGVGKGHLVKEIDALGGEMGKAADTAAIQFRRLNTRKGAAVQATRIQADRQSYRTYMKKALESEANIEIKQAMVEEFLVDGKKVAGVKTALGEKFFSDTIVVTPGTFPGGLIHIGLTRISSGRAGEAAAGAISNSFADLGFTTGRLKTGTPPRFDGRTIEWDKLERQDGDEDPVPFSFSPGGITTEQMPCYITYTNEETHRVINENIDKSPLYSGLIKGIGPRYCPSIEDKVVKFPDRNRHQIFLEPEGRNTYEIYPNGISTSLPIEVQHEFSRTMEGLRNVEIMRPGYAVEYDFLDPTQLGATLESKLLENIFFAGQVNGTTGYEEAASQGLIAGINAALRIKGKDPFVLGRSEAYIGILIDDLVTKGVDEPYRMFTSRAEYRLILREDNADLRLGELGHTIGLLSDERTEEFRARKTALENELARLESEKVVPNEKTNRILENLGSQRIKKPQSLKEILRRPGFTYEMLGFIDSSANPDISPKLGAQVEMEVKYEGYIKRQREEVGKLQKFENMKIPETFEYKNIPGFSNEIVQKLSRVKPESVGQASRVSGITPAAISVLLVHIRKMRGLEHEAQLKSSSPS